In Myxosarcina sp. GI1, the DNA window ATATTGCAAAGTTTTGAAGTAGTGTAAGCAATTCTTCCAGCTACGTCGATACTTTTATTTTTGAGATCGGGATCTCGTTCTGGTTTGGCAAGCAGCTTGGGATCTCGAAAATGAGGTTCTGGCATACCCGTAATTTTATCTGGATCGTGAGTATCGCTACTAACGAAAATAATTCTGGCTGGTGGAGTTATTTGTTTCAGCAGTAAATTAACTAGCAGAAAATGTCCGAGATGGTTGACACCAAAGGTAGTTTCAAAGCCGTCTTCGGTATAAGTTCGTCTTTGAATAAACTGTACCCCTGCATTACAAACGATCGCGCCTAAAGGAGGAAGTTCTCTTTTAGCAAATTCTTTAGCAAACTGGCGAATAGAGTCTAGAGAAGCCAAATCTAATAACATAGCTGTAATGCGATCGCTGTTAGTCGCTGCTTTTAATTTTTCTACCGCTTGAGTTGCTTTCTCTAAGTTGCGACAGGCAATTATTACCTGCCAATCTTCATTATTAGCAATTTCTTGGGCGCAATAATAACCCAAGCCGCTATTGCCGCCAGTTATAATAACCGTCTTCATTTTGCTTCTCTATCTAAAGTAATTAACTAGATTTATTTATCGTCTCTAAAAAATCTTATGCCAACATCCTTTTTAACCGTTGGCTTTTAACCTTTTTGCTTTCTTTAAAGCTGCTAACATTTGACCCAGAAAAGGTAAACCAATTAGAGCGGGAATAAAGTAACGTGAAGTACATAACAAACCCAAAGCCGCACCCGTTGCTTCGCTAAAATAATCTTGATAAAAATAAATTAAGGCTGCGTCGCGAGTACCAATTCCTGCAAAGGTTAGCGGTAATAAGCCTGCTAAAATTGATAGCGGAGACAAAGCCAAGCTGACAATAAAAGGTGTCCAGGCTTTGAGAGCGATTATGAATAGCCAAATTTGTAATAAATGTAAAAACCAAATAAAAATAGAAGTAGTGGTAATAACTAATAATTGTTTTTTGTCGCTCCAAAAATAACCGTGCATTTCTTGCCAGGAAGCCTGCATTTGCTGTAGCTTTTTACCAATTGCTTTGGGAGTTATGGCAGTAAAAAGATTAAAAAATAAGTTGGCAAACTGCACCGAACCTAATAGTAACAAACCTAAAATTAGTCCAGTTCCTACCCCGATAGTCATCGTCCAAAATAAACTGTCTTTATTAGGATAGAGTAGTAAACCAAACACGCACCACAATAGTAAAGAAAGCAGATCGCAGGCTTTTTCAAATATAGAAATGGCTAATGCCAAAGTAGCACTAAGATTGTGGCGATCGCACATAAAATAGGCTTTGGCAATATCCCCCATTTTAGAAGGCAACACCGCATTTAAAACGCTCGCTCCTAAAATCAAGCGATTGGCTTCGATAAACCCCAAACTCGCACTTTTAGGCATTAGCTGTTGCAGTCGCCAGGAAGTAAATAGAGTTATCGGAATTACCATTGCCAAACTAACTACCATCCACAGGCGATCGCAGTTCTGAAATACCCGTACTAAATTGGGCAAATCTATTTGCGAGTAGATAATTAGAAGAATAGCAACGCTGACTACTATAGATACAAATCGTTTGAGATTCATGAAGTCTTAATCAACAAGCGCGATCGGTTAAAAATTAAGTTTATAGTATCCCAAGTATTGCTTTAGCATTTTCTATTCTTTAACAAGATCGAGCCATACTTTAGATCGGCTATAAAGTGCTATAAGTTGTCATTTGTCCGACAGAAATAATAGGATCGAGCTTTAAAAAACCTTAATGAATCATAAAATTATCAACTTTCCTACTTTTATATCTTGGTTTCGTAAAAGCCGACGAGATTTTTCACGCATACCCGTTTTAATTTGGTTGAATTTTTTAACGATTATCTGTTTGGGACTTCTCAGTATCTATGCCGAAGTTCGCAGTAAAGGACAGGGTATTGAAAACTTGTTTAGCGATCCTTTTGAAGCTAGCGTGTTTTATTTTGGTTGGTTGACTAGCATTTCAGAAATTATGTGGTGTGTGGCGATCGCTATTTGTGGCTTTACTACTGCTTTATTACCCCGTGCGGACTATAGATTTAGAGTTTTCTTGTCTTTTAGCGCACTATTAATGGCTTTGCTGTATTTTGACGACCGCTTCCGTCTGACTTTGATACTTTGCACTTTTTTTGGGGCATATCGAGTAGTAAAAACTACGGTGTATTTAGTCTATGGCTCGTTTTTGATTATTTATGCTAGAGCGTTTCGCCAGACAATTAAGAAAACTCCTTATGTTCCCTTACTAATTGCTTTTTGTTTATTTGCCTTTTCCAGCGCGATCGATATTACCCCTTTAGGTAGTCGCGGTATTCACGCCATGCTAGAAGATGGTACCAAGCTAATTGGTTTGATTAATCTCACGGTTTACTTTTGGTATATTTGTCAGCGAAAGATCGCGCACAAAATAAGGGCGTAGTAAGCACCACGCCCTCAAATTAGTAACAAGTTTAATAGCCGTTATCCCAGACTACAGGAGTTACGATAAAAACTGCGTAACAACGTTGCACCGCAAATTAGCTTGGTCGCTTCTAAAATCCAGTAGCTTACGTGCATTGTAGTCATGGAACCAGAAGTAGCTCCGATAGATTCAAACTGATTTAAAGATAATCCCATCGCACTCATGTGAGGAGTGAGATTGTAGGTATAAACCAAAGCAATTGCCAGTAAAACAGTAGCTAGAAAAATAGATTTGTTGTTAATGTGCATTGTCGAGCGATCGCCATAGCGAAAAACCAGACAACCAGTCAAGACCAAAGCGGCACAAAGTGCTTCAACGTGGTTGAAAGAACCAAAAATTGTGTAGCTAGCACCAGCAAAACCAGGCTCATTCATCATGCCTGCCGACAGCAGCCCAGGAATAATTAGACAATCTAAAACTAAACTACCACTAAGCCAAAAACCTAAAGCAAACATTATAATTGTTTGCCAATTAATTTGTCTCGAAGGACGAGAAGAAACAAAATTCATAAATTTAGAAAAAATATTATTTATTGCATTTCCAGCTTAACTAATAATTTTGGTGTAAAACATCACAAAACGTAAAGTATTTTTAAATTCTTTTTAGTGAGAATGCTGTTGAATATCAGCGATTGAGAAAATAGCTTGAAAATCAATTCCTTTAGACTGATATAATTCTCTACCGCCCTGCTCGCGATCTACTAGAGCAATAATTTTGTCTACTTGATAGCCAGCTTCCTGCAATCTTTCTACCGCAGTCAAAGCCGAACCTCCCGTAGTAACTACATCTTCTAAAACAACTACTTTGGCTTTCTCTGGTAGCTGACAGCCTTCAATATAAGCTTGGGTGCCATGTCCTTTGGCTTGTTTGCGAATAATCAGAGCGGGAAGCGGACGATTGGCAATTGCCGAAATCAGACTAACGGCAGTAACCATCGGATCTGCTCCCAAAGTCAAACCCGCTACTGCCTCTGTATCTGGCGGTAACAAGGAAAACAGCAGGCGACCAATAACCAAAGCACCTTCTGCTCTTAGAGTAACTTGTTTGCCATTAATATAATAAGAACTTTTAGCACCTGAAGAAAGCACAAAATCACCTTCAACATAGGCATACTTTACTAGTAAATCTAAAAGAGTTTGGCGTAAAGTATCGCGATCGGCAGATAAAAGAGATGTTTCCACTGTATCTATATTCACAATTAACTAATAGACTGTGCTTTCGCTAAATCTTCGGCTAGGATCGAGCAGAAGTTTATGGAAATTGTCATAAATGTTTATTAAGTTTACTAAATTAACTCAAATTTTGGCGATGGCTGGTGTTGCTAGCCTATTTTCTCTGGAAACTATGGCTCAAACCGAACCCGAAGCGTCTGTAATTGAAGATTCAATCTCCTTAGAGCAAGCTTTTAAAAAGGCTTACTTTGACCATGCTCGAGATGCTTATTACGAAAGCGGTATTCTGGGACAGTTAAATACTATTCTTGGCTTTAACAGGTTTCCCGAAACTCAAATTCTTTTAGATGGCAAGGCAGTAGATCGCCTGTATCAAGATGCCCTCAACCAGCAAGTAGAGGTGGGAATGCCAATTAAGACTTTAGATCTGCCCAATCCCTATGAAACATCATTAAGAGAGTCTGGAGGCATCGAATAAAATTTAGTATACCTCTTATTTTTTATTTTCTTTGAGTATAATCCAGGGTGCAGGAGTTGAACCTGCCTAGCACGAATTATGAGTTCGTTGCCTAAACCGCTCGGCCAACCCTGGTATTTTTTCTCGCTCGATCATTATATTAGATAAATACCGTTATTTTGACAAAAGAAATCGCTTCTATAGCGGGGTCATTTTTTTAGATGAAGCTAAAATCGACATTACTACTGACTTTAACCTTTTTTTTTCTCATGCTAGCCGCTAGCGTTGCCAGTGCCTTTGTAGGATATATAATGGGCCGAGAAGCACTTAAAGTCGTAACTCAGCCAGATATTCAATCTAGAGAGCGTAGTACGGATAACAAGCCCGCAGGAAAATATAAAGGTTTAGAATTAGTCAGCGAAAGAGAAATTTTAATCGATGTTTACAATCGTACTCACGGTCGAGAGCAAAAAAAAATCGAACAGCAGTCCCAAGCAGTTAGATCGAATAAGATAGTCAGACATGATTCTAAGCCTCAAACCGTTGCCAATTTTACGCCTGTAGACAGCCAATCTAAAGGGTTAACTTTAATGGTATCAAATGCTCGATACGAAGCTGATTCACTATTGCTAGAACTAAATCTTAAAAATGACAGCGATCGTTCGGTTCGCTTTCTATATAGCTTTATCGATCTCATAGACGATCGCAATTTGCCTTTGAGTGCCATTCCCGAAGGTTTACCATCAGAACTACCTGCCGATGGAAAAAATTATCGCGGTAAGCTTGAAATTCCCCAAACATTACTCGATAACAGTAAAAGTGTTTCATTAACCTTGACTGATTATCCCAAACGGGAAATAGAACTACAATTGAATAACATTCCTATAGTTAGATAGATAGCAACCCGTTATTGAAAATTAGATTGAGAATGTTTGATGTAAGTGGTACGAGTACTTTTTTCAATCGCTAATTAATTGATGGTCGAGCGCAACTTTTTTCTAACTTTCTTTGGTGTTTTTCTCTTAATCGCGATTAATGCTTTTTTCGTTACCGCAGAGTTTTCGATTGTCTCAGTCAGGCGCTCGCGTATAAGCCAATTAGTTAAAGATGGAGATATTCAGGCACAAACAGTTCAATCTTTACAGAGAAGCATCGAGCGTTTGTTGTCTACTACGCAGTTGGGTATTACTCTATCGAGTTTGGCTTTGGGGTGGGTGGGAGAAAAAACGATGGCGGTTTCTATTGCTTCTGCGATCCGCAGCCTAGCCTTACCGATTGGACTTTCTGAAGCACTAGCCCATTCTTTTGCCGTTCCAATTTCTTTTTTACTTTTAACCTATTTACAAATAGTATTAGGAGAACTATGTCCCAAATCAGTGGCTCTACTCTACCCAGAACAGTTAGCCAGGTTTTTTGGTGCTC includes these proteins:
- a CDS encoding SDR family NAD(P)-dependent oxidoreductase yields the protein MKTVIITGGNSGLGYYCAQEIANNEDWQVIIACRNLEKATQAVEKLKAATNSDRITAMLLDLASLDSIRQFAKEFAKRELPPLGAIVCNAGVQFIQRRTYTEDGFETTFGVNHLGHFLLVNLLLKQITPPARIIFVSSDTHDPDKITGMPEPHFRDPKLLAKPERDPDLKNKSIDVAGRIAYTTSKLCNILCAYELSRRLTEAGYSTEKQPITVNVFNPGLMPGSGLAKDYPPVARFIWYSVLPILQLLPVVNGMKQSGKALAKLVLDRDLENVTRKYFSGFKMTASSKESSDRSLAKQLWQGSIKLTELKPEETILKL
- a CDS encoding lysylphosphatidylglycerol synthase transmembrane domain-containing protein, which gives rise to MNLKRFVSIVVSVAILLIIYSQIDLPNLVRVFQNCDRLWMVVSLAMVIPITLFTSWRLQQLMPKSASLGFIEANRLILGASVLNAVLPSKMGDIAKAYFMCDRHNLSATLALAISIFEKACDLLSLLLWCVFGLLLYPNKDSLFWTMTIGVGTGLILGLLLLGSVQFANLFFNLFTAITPKAIGKKLQQMQASWQEMHGYFWSDKKQLLVITTTSIFIWFLHLLQIWLFIIALKAWTPFIVSLALSPLSILAGLLPLTFAGIGTRDAALIYFYQDYFSEATGAALGLLCTSRYFIPALIGLPFLGQMLAALKKAKRLKANG
- the pyrE gene encoding orotate phosphoribosyltransferase, which codes for MNIDTVETSLLSADRDTLRQTLLDLLVKYAYVEGDFVLSSGAKSSYYINGKQVTLRAEGALVIGRLLFSLLPPDTEAVAGLTLGADPMVTAVSLISAIANRPLPALIIRKQAKGHGTQAYIEGCQLPEKAKVVVLEDVVTTGGSALTAVERLQEAGYQVDKIIALVDREQGGRELYQSKGIDFQAIFSIADIQQHSH